The Halorussus gelatinilyticus genome contains the following window.
ACTGAGGGCGTGCCGAGTACGCTCTCGGGCACGATTCTGGCCGCGAGCGTACTGGCTGGCGTCGAGAACGCCGCGGTCCTGCTCGCGGCCGCGGGAGCCTTCGCGTACCTGATGGTGACGCGCGTGACCTACCCGGACCTGTTCGCCCGCGACGCGCTGGCGATGGGCGGCTTGCAAGCGCTGGCCATCCTCGCCCCGGCCGCGTTCGGGCGGACGTTCCCCCGACTGCTCCTCGGGGCGGCGCTCGCGTACCTCCTGCTCGGCCCGCGGTTCTACTGGCGGGAGACCGACCGTGACGATTCGACCGCCGATGCCGTTCCCGGCGACTCCGCTTCCGACGACTCCGCTCTCGGCGACCCTTCCCTCGACGAGTCCGCTTCCGACGACTCTGCCCCCGACGAACCGGACGTGCGGGAAGTCGAGGGCAGAGAGGTCGGCGACCCGCGAGGGTGAAGGGAAACGCTCTTGAAGTGTACGCACCGAGTTTTGCACATATGAGTCCGGTAAGCCTTGCGGGGTGGGAAGAATGAGCGACGAGGAAGAGGCCGACGAGACCGAAACCGAGGAGACGCCGGAAGCGGACGAGCAGACCGAGGAGACGGAACTCGACACGACGCCGCTCTCCGAGGAGGAGATCGAAGCGGAACTCGACGAGGCCGAGGCGGAACTCGAAGACGCCGAGACCGAGGCCGACTTAGACGTGGTGGAGGCGCACCTCGACGAAATCGAGGGCCACGTCGAAGACGCCGACCTGCCGGAACCCGACGACGAGGACGAGGAGGGTCCCCGCGAGCAGTTCGAGGACCGCCTCGCGGACCTCCGGAGCGACCTCGAAGAACAGCGCGGCCCCTACGCCGAGGACGTGGTCGAGGACGTGAGCGCGGCCGGAACCACCGTCGAGGAGACCGAGTGGACCGACGACGGCCGCGAGGAACTTGTCGAAGTGGTCGAGGCGTTCGTCGCCGACGTCGAGGAGATTCTCGGCGTGACCATCTCCGCGCCCATCTCGGCCGACATCGAGGACCTCGCCAGAGCCATCGAGGACGCCGCGGTCGAAATCGGCGAGGCGGGACTCGACCCCGACGAGGACGAAGCGACCATCGCGGAACTCCAAGACGCCGCGTCGGACCTCGAAGGCGGCGTCGATGCCGCCGAGGAGTGGGACGACCTCGAAACCCGCGAGCAGTTGCAGGCGCAGGGCTACTACGAGGTCCTCGACCACCGCAAGGATTACCCGCCGGAGTGGCACGCCCTGAAGGTCTGGGAGAAGCGCGGCCGGGCCGACATGGTCCTGCTCGCGCTCGACAGCTTCCAGTCGAACTTCATGGAGGAACACTGCAAGGACGCGCTCGAACGGATGGGTCACCCCGACTCGCTCGACAAGATGAAGGAACTCGCCCAGCGTCGGGACGAGTCCGCCATCCGCACTATCGGGAAGATCGGCGACGAGGACGGTCTCGACGCGGTACTGGACTACGTTGACTCGGACCCCGGTCTCGCCAAGCCCGCGCTCAGAGCGGTCGGCGAAATCGGGAGCGAGGAGGCGACCCAAGACGTCGCCGAGCAGCTCGCGTCCGACGAGTCCTCGATTCGGAGTCAGGCCGCCCGCGCGCTCGGTCTCATCGGCGACACGCGCGCCATCGAACCGCTGGCGGACCTGCTCGAAGACGACGAGGCCGACGAGGTCCGCGCAAGCGCGGCGTGGGCACTCAACCAAATCGGCACCGAGCGCGCGCTCGACGCGGTCCGGCCCTACGCCGACGACCGGGCGTACCTCGTGCAGGCCGAGGCCGAGAAAGCCGTCGAGAGCGCGAGCCGACCCGCGGCGTAAGCACCGATTACCGACTCGCTCGTATTACGACGACCGTCGGTCGGTCGATTCAGTACGACGTTACCGCTTCGATTCCGAGATTACCCACACCATAACAAAGCTACGGCTCTGCGACGTAATACGTACGCGAATCATGGCGTACGAACCGCAAACGGTCGGGCGCTGCCCCAACTGCGGCGAATCGATCACCCGCGACTACCTCCTCATCGAATACGAGTCCGAGGGCCGCCCCGCTCGCTTCGCCGAGTGTCCCGACTGCCGGGACGTGGTTCACCCGTCAGGCGAGTAGCGCCGCGACGAACTGGATGGTGAACGCGACGATGAGGAGAAACGCGCCGATGCGACCGATCCACGTGTGTTCGGTCACCTCCATCGGCGAGATGTCGACGCTGTAGTCGTTGTACTCTTCGCTGTACTCGACGTAGCTCGGCAGTTGGAAGAACTCGAAGAACACCAACGCCGCGCCGAGCGCGCCGAGCGCGGATCCCGCGAGTTCGAGTGCCAGCACCAAGTCCACCATATTCACACCGGCGAACCTATCGAGCAAAAAGCCACCGGTCCCCGAGGGTTTAAATCGAAACGGGCGACCAACCCCGCCCGTGCGCTCTTCGCCTCTCACGCCGACGCTCGTCGCCGTCGTTCTCGTCGCTGTCGTCGCCGGAGCGGTGCCGACCACCGCCGCGAGCGCGGTCGAATCGACTGCGGAGGTCGATTCGACCGCAAACGCCGCCGACTCGCCCGAAATCGTCGCCGTCTTCCCGAACCCCGTCGCGGACGGTGACACCGGGGAGTCCGTCGCGCTACGCGTTTCCGGTCAGACGAATCTCTCGGACTGGGCGCTCGCCGACGGCGAGGCGACCGTCTCGCTCCCGAACGCGACCGTCTCGGGCCGGGTCGCGGTCTCGACGTCCCCGCGAGTCGCACGGAACCGGACCGACGCCCGCGTTCTCGCGCTCGACGGCGGCCTCTCGCTGGCGAACGGCGGCGAGACCGTCCGACTGGTCCGCGGGAACGCGACGGTCGGACGCGTCTCGTACCGAGACGCGCCCGAGGGCGAGCGGTGGCACCGAACCGACGAGGCCCGCTGGCGGTGGACGCCGCTCGGCGCGACCGACTTCGGCGTCGCCCGGACCGGCCCGACCGAGGCCCGCGCGTTCGTCCTCCCCGACGCGCCCGAAGTCCCGGTCGAGACGCTCCGTCGGGCCGACCGGCGCATCCTGCTGGCGGGCTACAGTTTCGCCTCGCCGCGCGTCGCCGACCTGCTCGCCGACGCCGTACGCCGGGGAGTCGCGGTTCGCGTGCTGGTGGACGGCACGCCGGTCGGCGGCCTGTCGCGGCGGTCGGCGAAGATTCTGGACTCGCTGGTCGCCCGCGGCGTCGAGGTTCGGGTCCTCGGCGGACCGCGCGCCCGCTACGACTTCCACCACGCGAAGTACGCCGTCGCCGACGACCGGGCGCTCGTGATGACCGAGAACTGGAAGCCGGCGGGCACCGGCGGCCACGCGAGTCGCGGGTGGGGCGCGGTCGTGCGGAGCGAGGCGGCCGCGGGCCGCCTCGCGGCCCTCTTCGAGGCCGATGCCGGTTACCGGGGCGCGAAGTCGTGGTCCGACTTCCGCCGCGGAGAGAGTTTCACCCCCGCCGAGGGTTCGCCCGCGAACGAGACCTACCCCGCGACGTTCGCGCCGAACAGTGTAAACGTTTCTCAGACTAAGGTTTTGATTGCTCCAGACAACGCAGAGGCGGCGCTACTCGACCTGCTGGACTCGGCGAACCGGTCGATTCGCGTCCAACAGGTCGCAATCGGCGGGCGGAAACACTCGCTGCTGCGAGCGACGCTCCGGGCCGCCCGCCGAGGCGTCGAGGTGCGAATCCTTCTGAGCAGCGCGTGGTACGTCGCGGAGGACAACCGGAAACTCGTCCGATGGCTGAACGACCGCGCGACGGCCGAGAACCTGTCGCTCGACGCCCGACTCGCCGACCCCCGCGGGCGCTACGGGAAGATTCACGCCAAGGGCGTCGTGGTGGACGGCGAGGCCGCGGTGGTCGGCAGCCTGAACTGGAACAACCACTCGGCTCGGAAGAACCGAGAGGTCGCGGTCGTGTTGCGCGGCGAGGAAGCGGGCGGGTATTACGCGAACACGTTCGACGCCGACTGGAAGGCGAGCGCGGGCGACGGGAGCGGCGGGCCGAACCGCGTGCCGGTCGGCCTACTCGCGGCGGTCGCCGTCGGAGCAATCGTCGCAATCGCGGTCGCAAAACGAGAGGTGGTCTTCGAGAAGTGAGTCAGTCGTCCTGCTCGTGGCCGACCGTCGTACTCTGTAGCTCCTCGTCGAGTTCGGCGTCGGCCATCTTCTCGACCAGTGCGTCCAGCACTTCCTCGCGCATGCCGGGGACGAACTTGATGGAACCGACCACCAAGTGCCCGCCGCCCGAGACGCCGCCGCCGACTACCTCCTCGTTCAACTCCGTGACCATCTCGGGGATGTCGAGGCGCACACCGTCCGAGCGAAGGACCGCGAAGTCCGGCCCGTAGCCGATGGTGATGACCGGTTCGCCGGTCTCCTGCACCTTGCGATCGTGAATCTCGCCGGTCGTCTTCCCCGGCGCGGGGTAGGTGAACCGGTGGGCGTGGTTCTCCACGTCGATGCGGTAGAGGTGGGCGTCGCTCTCCAGTCGCTCGTGTTCGACGTGGGGCATGGCGGCGTCGAGTTGGTCCTCGACCTCCGACTCGGCGGTCTCCGAGAGGAACGAGACGAGTTCGCGGTGGCGCTCGTCGCCGTCCTCGTTGCCCACGTTCAGCACGTCGTTGATGAGGTTGCGCCCGGCGTCGTACTTCAGCCAGTGGGCCTCGTAGTCGAGCGCCTCGCCGACGTCCCGGAGGAACGTCTCCTCGTAGCCCTCCGACTCGGCCAGTTCCACGTAGTCGCTCATCGCGTCGGCCTTCGAGCGGTCGCACAGGCCCGCGACTGCGGGGACGTGGCGCAGTTCTTCGGTGATGGGCGGCCAGATCATCCGCGCGAGTTCGACGCACATCATCCCGGTCGTGATGCGGTAGTCCTCGTCGTAGAGGTACGGGTTGACGTGAGCGTCCACGTAGGGTTCGACCGCCTCGGGGTCGGGGTGGTGGTGGTCCACGACGACGATGGGGATATCGTAGTGCGCGAGGTTCTTGTACGCGGGCACGTCCTCGGCGGTACTCCCGTTGTCGAGCATCAGCAGGAGCGGGAGCTTCTGGCCGTGGCGGGCTTGGTCCTCCAGAGCGAAGTTGAGGTCGCGGGTCACGTCCTCCATCTCGTAGAAGGGAGCCTTGCTCGGCAGGCGCTTGAACAGGTGGCGCTTGGCCTCGGGGTCCTGATGGGTCTCTTGGATGAACTGCTCCAGCGCGTACTGGACCGGAATCGAGGCGCAC
Protein-coding sequences here:
- a CDS encoding HEAT repeat domain-containing protein, which encodes MSDEEEADETETEETPEADEQTEETELDTTPLSEEEIEAELDEAEAELEDAETEADLDVVEAHLDEIEGHVEDADLPEPDDEDEEGPREQFEDRLADLRSDLEEQRGPYAEDVVEDVSAAGTTVEETEWTDDGREELVEVVEAFVADVEEILGVTISAPISADIEDLARAIEDAAVEIGEAGLDPDEDEATIAELQDAASDLEGGVDAAEEWDDLETREQLQAQGYYEVLDHRKDYPPEWHALKVWEKRGRADMVLLALDSFQSNFMEEHCKDALERMGHPDSLDKMKELAQRRDESAIRTIGKIGDEDGLDAVLDYVDSDPGLAKPALRAVGEIGSEEATQDVAEQLASDESSIRSQAARALGLIGDTRAIEPLADLLEDDEADEVRASAAWALNQIGTERALDAVRPYADDRAYLVQAEAEKAVESASRPAA
- a CDS encoding protein sorting system archaetidylserine synthase (This PssA-like phosphatidyltransferase, along with a PssD-like decarboxylase, is required in Haloarchaea for the archaeosortase ArtA to replace the PGF-CTERM sorting signal with a C-terminal lipid anchor.); translated protein: MEPRFVGRLGVADAVTVANAALGFLAAVAATVEPELAARLVLLAAVADGLDGVVARKLGSTPAGEYLDSLADVASFGVAPAVLVFVVARGRWPLSEPSATTIAVFSVPALFVAMAVVRLGLYTAYDVGNGHTEGVPSTLSGTILAASVLAGVENAAVLLAAAGAFAYLMVTRVTYPDLFARDALAMGGLQALAILAPAAFGRTFPRLLLGAALAYLLLGPRFYWRETDRDDSTADAVPGDSASDDSALGDPSLDESASDDSAPDEPDVREVEGREVGDPRG
- a CDS encoding phospholipase D-like domain-containing protein — encoded protein: MRSSPLTPTLVAVVLVAVVAGAVPTTAASAVESTAEVDSTANAADSPEIVAVFPNPVADGDTGESVALRVSGQTNLSDWALADGEATVSLPNATVSGRVAVSTSPRVARNRTDARVLALDGGLSLANGGETVRLVRGNATVGRVSYRDAPEGERWHRTDEARWRWTPLGATDFGVARTGPTEARAFVLPDAPEVPVETLRRADRRILLAGYSFASPRVADLLADAVRRGVAVRVLVDGTPVGGLSRRSAKILDSLVARGVEVRVLGGPRARYDFHHAKYAVADDRALVMTENWKPAGTGGHASRGWGAVVRSEAAAGRLAALFEADAGYRGAKSWSDFRRGESFTPAEGSPANETYPATFAPNSVNVSQTKVLIAPDNAEAALLDLLDSANRSIRVQQVAIGGRKHSLLRATLRAARRGVEVRILLSSAWYVAEDNRKLVRWLNDRATAENLSLDARLADPRGRYGKIHAKGVVVDGEAAVVGSLNWNNHSARKNREVAVVLRGEEAGGYYANTFDADWKASAGDGSGGPNRVPVGLLAAVAVGAIVAIAVAKREVVFEK
- a CDS encoding DUF7837 family putative zinc-binding protein, whose amino-acid sequence is MAYEPQTVGRCPNCGESITRDYLLIEYESEGRPARFAECPDCRDVVHPSGE
- a CDS encoding DHH family phosphoesterase; amino-acid sequence: MTASADSGEVVVYDLDPDCTLEDVSEGNYYHATVNGVVDYGVFVDLSDSVSGLAHESNYDGSYEVGDDLVVELTEIRENGDLSFDPVELGDYETVEVDHDYDVSDAGELSGAVGETVHLEGEIVQIKQTGGPTIFHVSDETGVVPSAAFEEAGVRAYPEVEIDDVVRVTGQVDERDNALQVEVDSLDVLTDGDADDVRERLSAALEERAEPHETEPLVEWPALTQMFPDLEEVARQLRRTVLESRPIRVRHHADGDGMCASIPVQYALEQFIQETHQDPEAKRHLFKRLPSKAPFYEMEDVTRDLNFALEDQARHGQKLPLLLMLDNGSTAEDVPAYKNLAHYDIPIVVVDHHHPDPEAVEPYVDAHVNPYLYDEDYRITTGMMCVELARMIWPPITEELRHVPAVAGLCDRSKADAMSDYVELAESEGYEETFLRDVGEALDYEAHWLKYDAGRNLINDVLNVGNEDGDERHRELVSFLSETAESEVEDQLDAAMPHVEHERLESDAHLYRIDVENHAHRFTYPAPGKTTGEIHDRKVQETGEPVITIGYGPDFAVLRSDGVRLDIPEMVTELNEEVVGGGVSGGGHLVVGSIKFVPGMREEVLDALVEKMADAELDEELQSTTVGHEQDD